In the genome of Montipora foliosa isolate CH-2021 chromosome 3, ASM3666993v2, whole genome shotgun sequence, one region contains:
- the LOC137994927 gene encoding tropomyosin-1-like: MAETVMPKLDQVLEKLQKLEDQIQSVDEKVSSLQVKVESFEVFKKETETKIKELEDGLNFANAERESFKKNFQEIQSQVHLLRDEKLYMEVYQRRENLRFFGIKEEKDVNEDTREVLVDFLKTELGVEDADNIEFHRVHRVGKRTSSVGKPRQIIARFLRYPDREEVMSKAKKLKGKNFGISPDLPKEILERRKKKMHRFKKAKEEGKTVYFSRAEPDKLFIDGVQI, encoded by the coding sequence ATGGCGGAGACGGTAATGCCAAAACTAGACCAAGTGTTAGAAAAGCTACAAAAATTAGAAGATCAAATTCAATCAGTGGACGAGAAAGTAAGTAGCCTTCAAGTTAAGGTCGAAAGTTTCGAGGTGTTTAAGAAGGAGACAGAAACGAAGATTAAAGAGCTTGAGGACGGTTTGAACTTCGCTAATGCAGAAAGAGAGTCGTTCAAGaagaattttcaagaaatacagAGTCAAGTTCACCTTCTCAGAGACGAGAAACTGTATATGGAGGTTTATCAGCGGCGTGAGAATCTTCGTTTCTTTggaattaaagaagaaaaagatgtaAACGAAGACACGAGGGAggttttggttgattttttaaaaaccgAACTCGGCGTGGAAGATGCTGATAATATAGAATTTCACAGGGTGCACCGAGTTGGGAAGCGGACTTCCTCTGTTGGAAAGCCTAGACAAATAATTGCGCGTTTTTTAAGATACCCTGATCGTGAGGAGGTCATGTCAAAGGCGAAGAAATTGAAAGGTAAAAACTTTGGAATCTCACCGGACCTTCCAAAAGAAATTCTAGAGCGTAGAAAGAAGAAGATGCATCGTTTtaaaaaggcaaaagaagaGGGTAAGACCGTCTATTTTAGTAGGGCGGAGCCTGATAAGTTGTTTATTGACGGTGTTCAAATATAA